In Paraburkholderia flagellata, a genomic segment contains:
- a CDS encoding ParB/RepB/Spo0J family partition protein: MAAKLNFTSKVRAGMAAERVSAGERLAEADVVNIAQRDAGVPNAAVDAVDAPPAQPAEIVEAPLSIHAVRKISVDDVVSNPYNPRAFYSAETIDELAESFATQGQITPILVTKLAAFPGQYVIVDGERRIRAARSRGDKFIDADVREGLDNQNLYLRAYHANKEREEQTVFDDALAWKKLLDDRVYVDQVELGVAVGEDPKHISKVIALTSLPPYLLQRMAQNRKDVGLGHAYNIKLIFDRAGASVAEHWLAQVIEGKASVRKLEAAASAEAGARSVGPRRTHYQSRVQFNRPDGVALGELKLFGDGRAELSLKGIAAADQQRLAERVKAVIEHWASEMDTSEAT, translated from the coding sequence ATGGCCGCTAAGCTGAATTTCACCAGCAAGGTACGCGCGGGCATGGCTGCCGAGCGCGTTTCGGCTGGCGAACGCCTCGCCGAAGCCGATGTTGTCAATATCGCGCAACGGGACGCGGGCGTACCCAACGCCGCAGTAGATGCCGTCGACGCACCGCCCGCCCAGCCTGCCGAAATCGTCGAGGCACCGCTTTCGATTCATGCGGTTCGGAAAATCTCGGTCGACGATGTCGTCTCCAATCCGTACAACCCGCGCGCGTTCTACAGCGCCGAGACGATCGACGAGCTGGCCGAGAGCTTTGCCACGCAAGGACAGATTACGCCGATCCTGGTCACGAAACTCGCGGCGTTTCCCGGCCAATATGTGATCGTCGACGGCGAGCGCCGTATTCGCGCTGCGCGCTCGCGCGGCGACAAGTTCATCGATGCCGATGTCCGAGAGGGTCTCGACAACCAGAATCTGTACCTGCGCGCCTACCACGCCAACAAGGAGCGCGAGGAGCAGACGGTATTCGACGATGCGCTCGCGTGGAAGAAACTGCTCGACGATCGTGTCTACGTCGACCAGGTCGAGTTGGGAGTGGCTGTAGGCGAAGATCCGAAGCACATCAGCAAGGTGATTGCGCTAACGTCGCTGCCGCCTTATCTGCTGCAACGGATGGCGCAAAATCGTAAGGATGTCGGACTCGGACACGCATACAACATCAAGCTGATCTTCGATCGGGCCGGCGCTTCGGTCGCCGAGCATTGGCTTGCGCAAGTGATCGAAGGGAAGGCGAGCGTGCGCAAGCTCGAGGCGGCAGCTTCGGCTGAAGCGGGCGCGCGCAGCGTTGGACCGCGCCGTACGCATTACCAATCCCGCGTCCAATTCAATCGACCGGACGGCGTCGCGTTGGGCGAACTGAAGCTGTTTGGCGACGGGCGCGCAGAGTTGAGCCTGAAGGGCATCGCAGCCGCCGATCAGCAGCGGTTGGCCGAACGTGTGAAGGCAGTCATCGAGCACTGGGCTTCGGAAATGGACACGTCTGAGGCGACCTGA
- a CDS encoding DOPA 4,5-dioxygenase family protein: MNYLDPADITSWHAHIYFDATTRDAAWTLREAIEARFGEIVQIGRFHERPVGPHPMWSYQLAISRERFMMVVEWLTLNHGALDVFVHPNTADALRDHRDAAVWIGHSHTLNLGALGG; the protein is encoded by the coding sequence ATGAACTACCTCGATCCCGCCGATATCACGAGCTGGCACGCGCACATCTATTTCGACGCGACGACGCGCGACGCCGCATGGACCTTGCGCGAGGCGATCGAAGCCCGCTTTGGAGAAATCGTGCAGATTGGGCGCTTTCACGAACGCCCGGTCGGGCCGCATCCGATGTGGTCGTATCAGCTCGCCATTTCGCGAGAGCGCTTCATGATGGTCGTCGAATGGCTCACGCTCAATCACGGCGCACTCGACGTGTTCGTGCATCCGAACACCGCCGATGCCCTGCGTGACCATCGCGACGCGGCCGTGTGGATCGGCCATTCGCACACGCTCAATCTTGGCGCGCTCGGCGGCTGA
- the ilvA gene encoding threonine ammonia-lyase, biosynthetic: MQVHQSRPAAKTTNPIEATEVVKATESDQPRRDENDYLRKILTARVYDVARETELERAPNLSARLRNAVFLKREDNQPVFSFKLRGAYNKMAHLTPAQLERGVITASAGNHAQGVALSAAKLGVKAVICVPVTTPQVKVDAVRAHGGATVEVVQAGESYSDAYAHAVRLQEERGLTFVHPFDDPQVIAGQGTVAMEVLSQHQAPIHAIFVPIGGGGLAAGVAAYVKAVRPEIKVIGVQTDDSCAMAQSIKAGKRVELTEVGLFSDGTAVKLVGEETFRLCQAYLDEVLTVDTDALCAAIKDVFQDTRSVLEPAGALAVAGAKQYAEREGIEGQTLVAITSGANMNFDRMRFVAERAEVGEAREAVFAVTIPEERGSFKRFCELVGTRSVTEFNYRIDDAERAHIFVGVQIRNRGESQQIAKTFVDHGFPSVDLTGDELSKQHIRYMVGGRSPLAHDERLFRFEFPERPGALMRFLSSMAPNWNISLFHYRNQGADYSSILVGIQVPEAEDAEFRRFLATLGYPHWEETPNPAYRLFLQ; the protein is encoded by the coding sequence ATGCAGGTGCATCAAAGTCGTCCCGCCGCCAAAACAACCAATCCCATCGAAGCCACCGAGGTCGTCAAAGCCACCGAATCTGATCAGCCCCGCCGCGACGAAAACGACTACCTCCGGAAGATTCTCACCGCCCGCGTCTACGACGTCGCCCGCGAGACCGAACTCGAGCGCGCCCCGAACCTCTCGGCGCGCCTGCGCAATGCGGTGTTCCTCAAGCGCGAGGACAACCAGCCGGTGTTCTCCTTCAAGCTGCGCGGCGCCTACAACAAGATGGCACACCTCACGCCCGCGCAGCTGGAGCGCGGCGTGATCACCGCCTCGGCAGGCAATCATGCGCAGGGTGTGGCGCTTTCGGCGGCGAAACTAGGCGTGAAGGCCGTGATCTGCGTGCCGGTCACCACGCCGCAAGTGAAGGTCGATGCGGTGCGCGCGCACGGCGGCGCGACCGTCGAGGTCGTGCAGGCCGGCGAGTCGTACAGCGACGCCTACGCCCACGCCGTGCGCCTGCAGGAAGAGCGCGGCCTGACCTTCGTGCATCCCTTCGATGATCCCCAAGTGATCGCTGGCCAGGGCACCGTGGCGATGGAAGTGCTGAGCCAGCATCAGGCCCCGATTCACGCGATCTTCGTGCCGATCGGCGGCGGCGGGTTGGCTGCAGGCGTGGCGGCCTACGTGAAGGCCGTGCGCCCCGAGATCAAGGTGATCGGCGTGCAGACCGACGATTCCTGCGCGATGGCCCAGTCGATCAAGGCGGGCAAGCGCGTGGAACTCACTGAAGTCGGCCTGTTCTCCGACGGCACCGCCGTGAAGCTCGTGGGCGAAGAGACCTTCCGGCTGTGCCAGGCATATCTCGACGAAGTGCTCACCGTTGACACCGACGCCCTGTGCGCCGCGATCAAGGACGTCTTCCAGGACACGCGCAGCGTGCTCGAACCCGCGGGCGCGCTGGCCGTGGCGGGCGCGAAGCAGTACGCGGAACGCGAGGGCATCGAAGGCCAGACGCTGGTGGCGATCACCTCGGGCGCGAACATGAACTTCGACCGCATGCGCTTCGTGGCCGAGCGCGCAGAGGTGGGTGAGGCGCGCGAAGCGGTGTTCGCGGTGACGATCCCCGAGGAACGCGGCAGCTTCAAGCGTTTCTGCGAACTGGTCGGCACGCGCAGCGTGACCGAGTTCAACTACCGCATCGACGACGCCGAGCGCGCGCACATCTTCGTGGGCGTGCAGATCCGTAACCGCGGCGAGTCGCAGCAGATCGCGAAGACCTTCGTCGATCACGGTTTCCCGAGCGTCGATCTCACCGGCGACGAACTGTCGAAGCAGCACATCCGTTACATGGTGGGCGGGCGCTCGCCGCTCGCGCACGACGAGCGTCTGTTCCGCTTCGAATTCCCGGAGCGGCCGGGCGCGCTCATGCGCTTTTTGTCGTCGATGGCGCCGAACTGGAACATCAGCCTCTTTCACTACCGCAACCAGGGCGCCGACTACAGCTCGATCCTGGTGGGCATCCAGGTGCCCGAAGCCGAGGACGCCGAGTTCCGCCGCTTTCTTGCGACGCTCGGGTATCCGCATTGGGAAGAGACGCCCAATCCGGCGTATCGGTTGTTCCTGCAATGA
- a CDS encoding DUF4148 domain-containing protein, translated as MRSWLKFVWVPFVGAVSVSAVAAPHLTQQECHSYPFVKPAHEVTHADLIRELTELEAVGYEAHAEDENYPADIEAAQQRLADVYRSDCLPQHTTAAVTFPANSD; from the coding sequence ATGAGGTCATGGCTGAAGTTCGTATGGGTGCCGTTTGTGGGAGCGGTGAGCGTAAGCGCGGTCGCCGCGCCGCATCTGACGCAACAGGAATGTCACAGCTACCCGTTCGTCAAACCGGCCCACGAGGTCACGCACGCGGATCTGATCCGGGAACTGACAGAACTCGAGGCGGTGGGTTACGAGGCACACGCGGAAGACGAGAACTATCCGGCCGATATCGAAGCCGCCCAGCAACGTCTCGCCGATGTGTATCGCAGCGATTGCCTGCCACAGCACACAACAGCCGCGGTGACCTTTCCCGCGAATTCAGACTGA
- a CDS encoding sensor histidine kinase: protein MNLPAWVALGRGLFVPASSRAAPNVRDIGRDHWQTTTFRWFTAYAAIFSLAFMALLGVIEYSVTRAMMRETDSGLRWQLRYFDSRSDASLGSAIAARLTRPDRRDNFYGLFAPDGRWLAGDIRLMPTGLALGHYGQSHEHTRGQTLVLEPGSVRSSLRAMGEIRPDGARLVVARTLSDLRHVHDELLKALFGGGLLCLTGSLCAGLVLSMRQIRRVAQIKRATRRIANGDLAMRLPVAGRDELDMLAHLVNRMLDEVERLMGEVKSACDGIAHDLRTPLTRLRLRLSHAAEAMEQRGEAVLAGALVGARGEADAVLNRFSALLRISEIGAMDRRRGFSSVVLPDLVHELCELYAPLAEEKAIDMHVAVAPVEPIHADRALLFEALSNLLDNAIKFTPRRGVVKVALRAGSRGPQFVIADNGPGIAPGERAAVLGRFYRGERTRHLPGTGLGLGIVSAIARLHDFRVAIGEANPGTIVTIDCWTHRAQHAHAGP, encoded by the coding sequence ATGAACCTGCCAGCCTGGGTCGCGCTCGGGCGTGGCCTGTTCGTTCCGGCTTCGTCGCGCGCAGCGCCGAACGTGCGGGACATTGGCCGCGACCACTGGCAGACGACCACGTTCCGCTGGTTCACCGCCTACGCCGCGATCTTTTCGCTCGCGTTCATGGCGCTGCTTGGCGTGATCGAGTACTCCGTGACGCGCGCGATGATGCGGGAGACCGACAGCGGCCTGCGCTGGCAACTGCGGTACTTCGATTCGCGAAGCGACGCGAGCCTCGGCAGCGCGATCGCAGCGCGCCTCACGCGTCCGGACCGGCGCGACAACTTCTACGGCCTGTTCGCTCCGGACGGGCGCTGGCTCGCCGGCGATATCCGCCTCATGCCCACGGGACTTGCCCTGGGACACTATGGCCAATCGCACGAGCACACTCGCGGCCAGACGCTCGTGCTCGAACCCGGCTCCGTGCGATCGTCCCTGCGCGCCATGGGCGAGATTCGGCCCGATGGCGCGCGCCTCGTCGTCGCGCGCACGCTCTCCGACCTGCGCCACGTTCATGACGAACTGTTGAAGGCGTTGTTCGGCGGCGGCCTCTTGTGCCTCACAGGCAGCCTGTGCGCCGGGCTCGTGCTTAGCATGCGGCAGATCCGGCGCGTCGCGCAGATCAAGCGCGCCACGCGCCGTATCGCGAACGGCGACCTCGCGATGCGGCTGCCGGTAGCCGGCCGCGACGAACTCGACATGCTCGCGCATCTCGTGAACCGCATGCTCGACGAAGTCGAGCGCCTGATGGGCGAGGTGAAAAGCGCATGCGACGGTATCGCCCACGATCTGCGCACACCGCTCACGCGATTGCGCCTGCGCCTTTCACACGCGGCAGAAGCCATGGAGCAGCGCGGCGAGGCGGTCCTGGCCGGCGCGCTCGTTGGCGCACGAGGGGAGGCCGATGCCGTCCTCAACCGTTTCTCTGCACTCCTACGTATTTCGGAAATCGGCGCGATGGATCGCCGCCGCGGCTTCTCGAGCGTGGTACTCCCCGATCTCGTGCACGAGCTATGCGAACTCTATGCGCCGCTTGCCGAGGAAAAAGCCATTGACATGCACGTCGCCGTGGCGCCGGTCGAACCCATTCACGCCGACCGCGCGCTGCTCTTCGAAGCGTTGAGCAACCTGCTCGACAACGCCATCAAATTTACGCCGCGCCGCGGCGTGGTGAAGGTCGCATTGCGCGCCGGCTCGCGTGGACCGCAGTTCGTCATCGCCGACAACGGACCCGGCATCGCGCCCGGCGAACGCGCCGCGGTGCTGGGGCGCTTCTATCGCGGCGAGCGGACGCGTCATCTCCCGGGCACCGGCCTCGGGCTAGGCATCGTCTCGGCGATCGCGCGGCTGCACGATTTTCGCGTCGCCATTGGCGAGGCGAATCCCGGGACGATCGTCACGATCGACTGCTGGACGCATCGAGCGCAGCACGCCCACGCGGGCCCATGA
- a CDS encoding replication initiation protein, producing MARKKAEAGDADKQGALVFQQGQPPDLFRKAVPAIHIAPKSGSISLQQRKMFSSLIKNAIRQDSLDRGRSSFEITISALSQDVDLNSNNTEYVKETINSLISTVVNWDYLTQDKRSIWKASGLLAGAELERSVLRYTFSEQIRGELLNPEIYAMIDMRITRQFRKAHSLALWENVVRYEAVGVTARFPLATLRDLILGQDTSAQSYKLYKQFKSRVLVPCIKEVNEISDHMFELIEHKVGRSVVALQFRVTRKPETDPSQELRANETLLIGEMSKFSIPVSEARRLLKQYGEAKIRTAVAYTAARVAQKNAAPLANVAAYFRKALTEGYELPGANAAAPVSDASRARESQDQVKDRYIAAKINEARAYFNELEYDDQTALIKRYNETVGMDKLKVSTAKVPSKMASTNFFRWVVLDTWGQPTATDLLEFLLSGQQAPAGGDGLQAAELDLALKTRDV from the coding sequence ATGGCAAGAAAAAAGGCCGAAGCCGGCGACGCCGACAAACAAGGTGCACTCGTATTCCAGCAAGGCCAGCCGCCTGATCTGTTCCGCAAGGCCGTCCCGGCGATTCATATTGCACCGAAGTCCGGGTCGATCAGCCTGCAACAGCGCAAGATGTTCAGTTCGCTGATCAAGAACGCCATTCGCCAGGATTCCCTCGACCGCGGCCGCTCGTCGTTCGAGATCACGATCTCCGCCCTCTCTCAGGACGTTGATCTGAACAGCAACAACACCGAGTACGTCAAGGAAACGATCAACTCGCTGATCAGCACGGTCGTCAACTGGGACTACCTCACGCAGGACAAGCGCAGCATCTGGAAGGCGTCTGGCTTGCTGGCCGGCGCCGAACTCGAGCGATCGGTATTGCGCTACACCTTCTCCGAACAGATTCGCGGTGAACTGCTCAATCCTGAGATCTACGCGATGATCGATATGCGCATCACGCGTCAGTTCAGGAAGGCGCATTCGCTCGCGCTGTGGGAGAACGTCGTCCGCTACGAGGCCGTAGGTGTGACCGCGCGCTTCCCGCTCGCGACGCTGCGCGACCTGATCCTTGGGCAAGATACTTCGGCGCAATCGTACAAGCTCTACAAGCAATTCAAGAGCCGTGTGCTGGTGCCCTGCATCAAGGAAGTGAACGAGATTTCGGATCACATGTTCGAGCTTATCGAGCACAAGGTCGGACGCTCGGTCGTCGCCCTGCAGTTCCGCGTGACACGCAAGCCCGAGACCGATCCGTCACAGGAACTGCGTGCAAACGAGACGCTGCTGATTGGCGAGATGTCGAAGTTCAGTATTCCGGTTTCCGAGGCGCGGCGCCTGCTCAAGCAGTACGGCGAAGCGAAGATTCGCACGGCGGTGGCTTATACCGCGGCGCGCGTAGCGCAGAAAAACGCAGCACCGCTCGCGAATGTTGCGGCGTATTTCCGCAAGGCGCTGACGGAAGGCTATGAGTTGCCCGGTGCTAATGCAGCCGCGCCCGTCTCCGACGCGAGCCGCGCGCGCGAAAGCCAGGATCAGGTGAAGGACCGCTATATTGCGGCAAAGATCAATGAGGCGCGCGCCTACTTCAATGAGCTCGAATACGACGATCAGACTGCGCTGATCAAACGCTACAACGAGACGGTCGGCATGGACAAGCTCAAGGTGTCGACGGCGAAGGTGCCAAGCAAGATGGCGTCGACGAACTTCTTCCGTTGGGTGGTGCTGGACACCTGGGGACAACCAACTGCTACCGACCTGCTCGAATTCCTGTTGAGTGGACAACAGGCGCCAGCGGGGGGTGACGGCCTACAGGCTGCGGAACTCGATCTTGCGTTGAAAACGCGGGACGTGTGA
- a CDS encoding ABC transporter substrate-binding protein: MLRIALGCLMALSTIVAGTLPGVAHADAAHPVVALLPGVTDPFYFTMHRGAERAAKEDNIQLLFQVPKAWNTTEQVPILKAFIAKRPDVLLVSPVDKQQLIGPLKEAADAGIKVITVDTYIGDGHYQTGKGDADFPLSYIASDNLEGGRVAARSLAKAIGDKGTVYCENNKPGISSTDARAQGFMEEMKKHPNIKVLETQYNEDDANRAASHVAAVLARNPDLAGVFGANTFSGAGAAQGVKNAGKQGVVKVVVFDAVPGIDEQIRSGLVDIAIAQLPDEMGYDAVKFASDAIHGKKIPTYKGTGFVVLDKSNIDKPEMKQYIYSN; this comes from the coding sequence ATGTTGCGCATCGCTCTTGGCTGTCTGATGGCTCTTTCCACGATTGTCGCCGGCACGCTGCCCGGCGTGGCGCATGCGGATGCGGCGCATCCCGTCGTCGCGCTGCTGCCTGGCGTCACCGATCCCTTCTACTTCACGATGCATCGCGGCGCGGAGCGCGCGGCGAAGGAAGACAACATCCAGTTGTTGTTCCAGGTGCCGAAGGCCTGGAACACCACGGAGCAGGTGCCGATCCTCAAGGCCTTCATCGCGAAGCGTCCCGACGTGCTGCTCGTCTCGCCCGTCGACAAGCAGCAGCTCATCGGCCCGCTCAAGGAAGCCGCCGACGCCGGCATCAAGGTCATCACCGTCGATACCTATATTGGCGACGGCCACTACCAAACCGGCAAGGGCGACGCCGATTTCCCGCTCTCCTATATCGCTTCGGACAACCTGGAAGGCGGCCGCGTGGCGGCGCGCTCGCTTGCCAAGGCGATTGGCGACAAGGGCACCGTCTATTGCGAAAACAACAAGCCGGGCATCTCCAGCACCGACGCGCGTGCGCAAGGTTTCATGGAGGAGATGAAGAAGCATCCCAACATCAAGGTGCTCGAAACGCAATACAACGAGGACGACGCCAATCGCGCCGCTTCGCACGTCGCGGCGGTGCTCGCGCGCAATCCTGATCTCGCGGGCGTGTTCGGCGCCAACACGTTCTCGGGCGCGGGCGCGGCGCAAGGCGTGAAGAACGCGGGCAAGCAGGGCGTGGTGAAGGTCGTCGTGTTCGACGCCGTGCCGGGCATCGACGAGCAGATCAGAAGCGGCCTCGTCGATATCGCCATCGCGCAGCTTCCCGACGAGATGGGCTACGACGCCGTGAAGTTTGCCTCCGACGCCATCCATGGCAAGAAGATTCCCACCTACAAGGGCACGGGCTTCGTGGTGCTGGACAAGTCGAACATCGACAAGCCGGAGATGAAGCAGTACATCTACTCGAACTAA
- a CDS encoding ATP-binding cassette domain-containing protein, producing the protein MSGASATPILEARDVSIRFGGVEALKRVSLRLMAGEVLALAGDNGAGKSTLIKILSGVYRADAGDLHFDGRPLQLRDPQEARSQGIETIYQDLALADNLDVGSNIFLGREPVRRLLGFQVIDRPHMARVAREVLERLDIVIPPRKLTGPVKMLSGGQRQAIAIGRAIYWNARVLIMDEPTAALGVPEQRKVMELIRALKAQGVAVILISHNLHDIFAVAERIVVLRRGEVAGERLVAETDGDEIVRLMVGDTYSNGAH; encoded by the coding sequence ATGAGCGGCGCGAGCGCCACGCCGATTCTGGAGGCGCGCGACGTCTCGATCCGCTTTGGCGGCGTGGAGGCGCTCAAGCGCGTTTCGTTGCGCCTCATGGCGGGCGAAGTGCTTGCGCTCGCGGGCGACAACGGCGCGGGCAAGTCCACGCTCATCAAGATTCTGTCGGGCGTCTATCGCGCCGATGCGGGCGATTTGCACTTCGACGGGCGCCCTCTGCAATTGCGCGATCCACAAGAAGCGCGCTCGCAGGGCATCGAAACGATCTATCAGGATCTCGCGCTCGCAGACAATCTCGACGTGGGCAGCAACATCTTTCTCGGCCGCGAGCCCGTGCGACGGCTGCTCGGCTTTCAGGTGATCGACCGGCCGCACATGGCGCGGGTGGCGCGCGAAGTGCTCGAGCGGCTCGATATCGTGATTCCGCCGCGCAAGCTCACGGGCCCCGTGAAAATGCTCTCGGGCGGCCAGCGCCAGGCCATCGCGATAGGGCGTGCGATTTACTGGAACGCGCGCGTGCTGATCATGGACGAACCCACCGCGGCGCTCGGCGTTCCCGAGCAACGCAAGGTGATGGAGTTGATCCGCGCACTCAAGGCGCAGGGCGTGGCCGTGATTCTCATCTCGCACAACCTGCACGATATTTTTGCCGTGGCGGAGCGCATCGTCGTGCTGCGGCGCGGCGAAGTGGCGGGCGAGCGGCTCGTGGCCGAAACCGATGGCGACGAGATCGTGCGTCTGATGGTGGGCGACACGTATTCGAACGGCGCGCACTGA
- a CDS encoding ABC transporter permease subunit — MNDKRLDRLALVSKVWPWLFLGTLLVFFEAWARISAHRTFVFNAYNLQSIGLAASAPLLLAIGQTFVIITAGIDLSVGFVMGLAAVCVAQFTIPGGESPWILLMSIPLTVLVCLIPGFVNGVLIARLGVPAFIGTLGMYGVARGVGFLAAGSGMTVSVNNPGLALLGSGWTPVILTAVLLVIMHFVLSQTRFGQYTYAIGGNPQSAVRAGINVRRHLFAIYLIAAAFAAVGGIVYTARFAAGAANAGEPMLLDSIAAVVIGGASLFGGTGNVIGTLIGALIIAVIEFGLVFIDVNAFWQFIVVGIVIILSVLIDQYKDRLGGAQ, encoded by the coding sequence ATGAACGACAAACGACTCGACAGGCTCGCGCTCGTCAGCAAGGTCTGGCCGTGGCTCTTTCTCGGCACGCTGCTTGTCTTCTTCGAGGCGTGGGCGCGTATCTCGGCGCATCGGACGTTCGTGTTCAACGCGTACAACCTGCAGTCGATCGGGCTTGCCGCAAGCGCACCGCTGTTGCTCGCCATTGGCCAGACCTTCGTGATCATCACCGCGGGCATCGATCTTTCGGTGGGCTTCGTGATGGGGCTCGCGGCAGTGTGCGTCGCGCAGTTCACGATTCCCGGCGGCGAATCGCCGTGGATCTTGCTGATGTCGATTCCGCTCACGGTTCTCGTGTGCCTGATTCCGGGCTTCGTGAACGGCGTCCTAATTGCGCGCCTCGGCGTACCCGCTTTCATCGGCACGCTCGGCATGTATGGCGTCGCGCGCGGCGTGGGCTTTCTTGCGGCCGGCAGCGGCATGACCGTCTCCGTCAACAATCCCGGGCTCGCGTTGCTCGGCAGCGGCTGGACGCCCGTGATCCTCACGGCCGTGCTGCTCGTCATCATGCACTTCGTGCTCTCGCAAACACGCTTCGGTCAGTACACCTATGCGATAGGCGGCAATCCGCAGTCGGCAGTGCGTGCGGGCATCAACGTGCGCCGTCATCTGTTCGCGATTTATTTGATCGCGGCGGCTTTCGCGGCGGTGGGCGGCATCGTCTACACGGCGCGCTTCGCCGCCGGCGCGGCCAACGCGGGCGAACCGATGCTGCTCGATTCGATCGCGGCGGTCGTGATCGGCGGCGCGAGTCTCTTTGGGGGCACCGGCAACGTCATCGGCACGCTGATCGGCGCGCTCATCATCGCCGTGATCGAATTCGGGCTCGTGTTCATCGACGTCAACGCGTTCTGGCAATTCATCGTGGTCGGCATCGTCATCATTCTTTCGGTGCTGATCGACCAGTACAAGGATCGGCTCGGAGGCGCGCAATGA
- the parA gene encoding ParA family partition ATPase codes for MGLVIAVANQKGGVGKTTTSMNLAGAFQAEGYKVYVADADGQQSCMSWCAAAGPETPLPFRVGSIHKLEKMIGPEVAALANDYDVVIVDCPPNINDLTTARVLAVADATVIPTDASPIDIWSSEGMMELVERTRIANPAGKFAILLNKSNSKTLLHTQMSAILAESNVHVFSATIKQRELYRQTAALGRTVFDVRGVRGTKVAKDEISAVYNEIIALVQEEEEEVIDGR; via the coding sequence ATGGGTCTCGTGATAGCCGTAGCGAACCAAAAAGGTGGAGTTGGCAAAACCACCACCAGCATGAATCTGGCTGGGGCATTTCAGGCTGAAGGCTATAAGGTCTATGTAGCCGATGCCGATGGTCAGCAATCTTGCATGAGTTGGTGTGCAGCGGCAGGTCCCGAAACGCCCCTGCCGTTTCGCGTCGGTAGCATTCATAAGCTTGAGAAGATGATTGGGCCGGAAGTCGCAGCCCTGGCGAACGACTACGACGTCGTCATCGTCGACTGCCCGCCCAATATCAACGACCTGACCACCGCGCGTGTTCTCGCCGTAGCCGACGCCACTGTCATTCCGACGGATGCGTCGCCAATCGACATCTGGAGTAGTGAAGGGATGATGGAGTTGGTCGAACGCACTCGCATCGCCAATCCGGCTGGAAAATTCGCAATTTTGTTGAATAAATCTAATTCGAAGACGCTGCTGCACACGCAGATGAGTGCCATCCTCGCCGAAAGCAACGTCCACGTGTTCTCGGCAACCATCAAGCAGCGAGAACTCTATCGACAGACCGCTGCGCTTGGTCGAACCGTCTTCGATGTGCGCGGCGTGCGCGGGACGAAAGTTGCGAAGGACGAGATCAGCGCCGTCTACAACGAGATCATTGCATTGGTTCAGGAAGAAGAAGAGGAGGTCATCGATGGCCGCTAA